In one Pseudomonas tensinigenes genomic region, the following are encoded:
- a CDS encoding DUF4879 domain-containing protein, whose product MSKCWMKVLGLIAVLMAGMSTAWAASAPPLTQVKVIKVQSPACGLEDIADGQTQTQCNHSGPNIKVYVLEVGYGKSQPQVALDGFEVNGTRAPVCAFDNGNLTECTPGNKTVGSLYTFDLAGKQEGTFTFSNTSINAPRNTMSTQLYIK is encoded by the coding sequence ATGAGCAAGTGCTGGATGAAGGTTTTGGGTTTGATTGCCGTACTGATGGCCGGGATGTCGACAGCCTGGGCAGCGTCGGCGCCACCGTTGACGCAAGTGAAAGTCATCAAGGTGCAATCGCCGGCCTGCGGTCTTGAAGACATCGCCGATGGCCAGACGCAGACCCAGTGCAATCACAGCGGACCGAACATCAAGGTCTACGTGCTCGAAGTCGGCTACGGCAAGAGCCAGCCTCAGGTCGCACTGGACGGTTTTGAAGTGAACGGCACACGTGCCCCGGTGTGTGCCTTTGATAACGGCAACCTGACCGAATGCACTCCCGGCAACAAAACCGTCGGTTCTCTTTATACCTTCGATCTGGCGGGCAAGCAGGAAGGCACCTTCACCTTCAGCAACACCTCGATCAACGCGCCACGCAACACGATGTCGACCCAGCTTTACATCAAGTAA
- the aroQ gene encoding type II 3-dehydroquinate dehydratase — protein MPPIVLVLNGPNLNLLGTREPATYGHETLADISALCGRAAEEFGLAVEFRQTNHEGELLDWIHAARGRCAGIVINPAAWTHTSVAIRDALVASELPVIEVHLSNVHAREPFRHHSFVSAIATAVMAGFGSHGYRLALEHFSQRLKG, from the coding sequence ATGCCCCCTATCGTTCTGGTGCTCAACGGCCCGAACCTGAACCTGCTCGGCACCCGCGAGCCGGCGACTTACGGTCACGAAACCCTGGCGGACATCTCGGCGTTGTGCGGTCGCGCTGCGGAAGAATTCGGCCTGGCCGTGGAGTTTCGCCAGACCAATCACGAAGGCGAACTGCTCGACTGGATTCACGCGGCCCGTGGCCGTTGTGCCGGGATCGTGATCAATCCGGCGGCTTGGACGCATACCTCGGTAGCAATTCGCGATGCACTGGTTGCCAGTGAGTTGCCGGTGATCGAAGTGCACCTGTCCAACGTCCACGCCCGCGAGCCGTTTCGTCATCACTCGTTCGTCTCGGCGATTGCCACAGCGGTAATGGCCGGTTTCGGCAGCCATGGTTATCGCTTGGCGCTGGAACATTTCAGCCAGCGGCTGAAGGGGTAA
- a CDS encoding DJ-1 family glyoxalase III, with translation MTFRALITLAEGIDDLQSVTLIDVLRRAGIEVVAASIEGRRMLTCARGTRLTADGMLVDVLAQTFDLIVLPGGAVGAQHLAAHQPLQQLLKDQASAGRLFAAIAESPAVALQSFGVLRQRRMTCLPSASHQLSGCTFVDQLVVVDGNCVTAQGSSAALEFALTLVEQLGGKALRGKVAGEL, from the coding sequence ATGACCTTTAGAGCCCTGATTACCCTCGCCGAGGGCATTGATGATCTGCAAAGCGTGACCCTGATCGATGTGCTGCGCCGCGCCGGTATCGAAGTGGTGGCGGCCAGTATTGAAGGCCGACGCATGCTCACCTGCGCGCGTGGCACGCGCCTGACTGCCGACGGCATGCTGGTCGATGTGCTGGCGCAAACCTTTGACCTGATCGTCCTGCCCGGCGGCGCTGTCGGCGCACAGCACCTGGCGGCGCATCAACCGCTGCAACAACTGCTCAAGGATCAGGCCAGCGCCGGACGCCTGTTTGCCGCCATCGCCGAATCCCCGGCCGTCGCCCTGCAAAGCTTCGGCGTGCTGCGTCAACGACGCATGACCTGTTTGCCCAGCGCCAGTCATCAACTCTCGGGCTGTACGTTTGTTGATCAACTGGTGGTGGTCGACGGCAACTGCGTCACCGCACAAGGCTCAAGCGCCGCGCTGGAGTTTGCCTTGACGCTGGTCGAGCAACTCGGCGGCAAGGCCTTGCGGGGGAAAGTGGCGGGGGAGTTGTAG
- a CDS encoding HigA family addiction module antitoxin, whose amino-acid sequence MPMHNPPHPGETLLMDVLPELGITVTELARHLGFARPHLSRVLHGHAPISPDLAVRLERAGIGKARVWLGVQTDYDLWQAEHREQPVIELIAVHA is encoded by the coding sequence ATGCCCATGCACAACCCGCCACACCCCGGTGAAACACTGCTGATGGATGTTTTGCCCGAGCTTGGCATCACCGTGACCGAATTGGCCCGACACTTGGGCTTCGCGCGCCCACATCTTTCCCGTGTATTACACGGACATGCGCCAATCAGTCCGGATCTGGCTGTGCGTCTTGAGCGTGCCGGCATTGGCAAGGCGCGTGTGTGGCTAGGCGTACAAACCGACTACGATCTGTGGCAAGCGGAGCATCGGGAACAACCGGTTATCGAACTGATCGCTGTCCACGCCTGA
- a CDS encoding MFS transporter, with protein MPSQEPLLLRHHRPFLAFWFARIFTASGFQMLTVAIGWNLYQLTGNVLDLGLVGLVEFAPRVLFMLHTGHVADRYDRRKVAAICQSLQALIALALAIGSATDHVTREMIFILAFLLGAARSFEMPTTQALLPSIVPSALFPRAVAAAQSAQQSATIVAPALGGLLYAFGSVWVYGPTVLLYVIACTLMLNLPARQTPLNKGKATLDSLLAGIRFIRSRPDILGAISLDLFAVLLGGATALLPVFAKDILLTGPWGLGLLRSAPAVGALGMSLFLARFAVERNVGRVMFTAVGVFGVATIAFGLSTSFWFSLAVLVVLGAADMISMVIRASFVQLETPDEMRGRVSAVNGLFIGASNQLGEFESGVTAHWFGTVPAVVMGGIGTLVVTGTWIKLFPTLANRDRMHVPVEEVKV; from the coding sequence ATGCCCAGCCAAGAGCCCCTGCTGTTACGTCATCACCGCCCGTTTCTCGCTTTCTGGTTCGCGCGGATCTTTACCGCCAGCGGATTTCAGATGCTCACCGTGGCAATCGGCTGGAACCTCTACCAACTGACCGGCAACGTCCTCGATCTGGGCTTGGTCGGGCTGGTCGAATTCGCGCCGCGCGTGCTGTTCATGCTGCACACCGGGCATGTCGCCGACCGCTATGACCGACGCAAAGTCGCCGCAATCTGTCAGTCGCTACAGGCATTGATCGCGCTGGCATTGGCCATCGGCAGCGCCACCGATCACGTGACCCGCGAGATGATCTTCATCCTCGCCTTCCTGCTCGGCGCGGCGCGCTCGTTCGAGATGCCGACCACTCAGGCTCTGCTGCCGAGCATTGTGCCCAGCGCGCTATTCCCTCGGGCAGTGGCAGCGGCCCAATCGGCGCAGCAGTCGGCGACCATCGTTGCACCAGCGCTGGGTGGTTTGCTCTATGCATTCGGCAGCGTCTGGGTCTATGGCCCGACGGTGCTGCTCTACGTCATTGCCTGCACGCTGATGCTCAACCTGCCCGCGCGGCAAACGCCGTTGAACAAAGGCAAAGCCACGCTGGACTCATTGCTGGCGGGGATTCGTTTCATTCGCAGCCGCCCGGACATTCTCGGAGCGATTTCGCTGGATCTGTTTGCGGTGTTGCTCGGCGGCGCCACGGCGCTGCTGCCGGTATTTGCCAAAGACATTCTGCTGACCGGGCCGTGGGGCCTCGGCCTGCTGCGTTCGGCGCCGGCAGTCGGCGCACTGGGCATGTCGCTGTTCCTCGCGCGGTTTGCCGTGGAGCGCAATGTCGGCCGGGTGATGTTCACCGCGGTCGGGGTGTTTGGCGTCGCGACCATTGCCTTCGGCCTGTCGACCTCGTTCTGGTTCTCCCTGGCGGTGCTGGTGGTGCTCGGCGCGGCGGACATGATCAGCATGGTCATCCGTGCGTCTTTCGTGCAGCTGGAAACCCCGGACGAAATGCGCGGCCGGGTCAGCGCGGTGAACGGGTTGTTTATCGGTGCTTCAAACCAGTTAGGCGAATTCGAATCCGGCGTCACCGCCCACTGGTTCGGCACGGTTCCGGCGGTGGTGATGGGCGGGATCGGCACGCTGGTGGTGACCGGGACGTGGATCAAGTTGTTCCCGACGCTGGCGAACCGGGACCGGATGCATGTGCCGGTGGAAGAGGTGAAGGTCTGA
- a CDS encoding shikimate dehydrogenase, whose amino-acid sequence MSRSNVILAGLIGAGIQASRTPALHEHEGDAQGLRYLYRLIDLDQLKMDSTALPDLLLAAERMNYTGLNITFPCKQAIIPLLDELSPEAKGIGAVNTVVLKDGKRVGHNTDCLGFAEGFRRGLKDAARERVVQMGAGGAGAAVAHALLSEGVQQLTIFDVDSERTESLANNLNQHFGVGRAAAGRDLPSTLNQADGLVNTTPMGMAKLPGMPVPVELLRKELWVAEIVYFPLETELLRNARALGCRTLDGGNMAVFQAVKAFELFSGVVPDAQRMLAHFQSMNG is encoded by the coding sequence ATGTCTCGCTCTAACGTAATACTCGCCGGGCTGATCGGCGCCGGCATTCAGGCTTCGCGCACGCCGGCACTGCATGAGCACGAAGGTGATGCCCAAGGTCTGCGCTACCTCTATCGATTGATCGATCTCGATCAGCTGAAAATGGACAGCACCGCCCTGCCCGACCTGCTGCTGGCGGCCGAACGGATGAATTACACCGGGCTGAACATTACCTTTCCGTGCAAGCAGGCGATCATCCCGCTGCTTGATGAGTTGTCGCCGGAAGCCAAAGGCATCGGCGCGGTGAATACCGTGGTGCTGAAGGACGGCAAACGTGTCGGTCACAACACCGACTGCCTCGGTTTCGCCGAAGGTTTTCGTCGAGGTCTGAAAGACGCCGCCCGCGAGCGCGTAGTCCAGATGGGCGCCGGTGGCGCCGGTGCGGCAGTGGCCCACGCATTATTGAGCGAGGGCGTACAGCAACTGACTATTTTCGATGTCGACAGTGAGCGCACCGAGAGCCTGGCGAATAATCTCAATCAACATTTTGGCGTTGGTCGTGCGGCGGCCGGTCGGGATCTGCCGAGTACGCTGAATCAGGCCGACGGCTTGGTCAATACCACGCCGATGGGCATGGCCAAACTGCCGGGCATGCCGGTGCCGGTCGAACTGCTGCGCAAGGAATTGTGGGTGGCGGAGATTGTGTATTTCCCGCTGGAAACCGAGCTGCTGCGCAATGCTCGCGCTCTGGGTTGCCGGACGCTGGATGGCGGCAATATGGCGGTGTTTCAGGCGGTGAAGGCGTTTGAATTGTTCAGCGGCGTGGTGCCAGATGCGCAGCGAATGCTCGCGCATTTTCAAAGCATGAATGGCTAA
- a CDS encoding cytochrome ubiquinol oxidase subunit I, with protein sequence MFGLEALDLARIQFAFTISFHILFPAITIGLASYLAVLEGLWLKTRNDTYRDLYHFWSKIFAVNFGMGVVSGLVMAYQFGTNWSRFSDFAGAVTGPLLTYEVLTAFFLEAGFLGVMLFGWNKVGRGLHFFSTVMVAIGTLISTFWILASNSWMQTPQGFEIVNGQVIPTDWLAIIFNPSFPYRLMHMATAAFVATAFFVGSSAAWHLLRGKDNPAIRTMLSMAMWMALIVAPIQAVIGDFHGLNTLKHQPAKIAAIEGHWENHGDEATPLILFGWPDMKEEKTKFAVEIPYLGSLILTHSLDKQVPALKEFPPEDRPNSTIVFWSFRIMVGLGFLMIFTGLWSLWLRKRDTLYTSRPFLYLALWMGPSGLIAILAGWFTTEIGRQPWVVYGLMRTADASSNHSFMQMSITLIMFVVVYFALFGAGLGYMMRLVRKGPKISEGTETPDGGPGKKRTPARPLSAADDSADADHGDDDIRVTKEI encoded by the coding sequence ATGTTCGGTTTAGAGGCACTAGATCTCGCCCGAATTCAGTTCGCGTTCACCATCTCGTTCCACATCCTGTTCCCGGCCATCACCATTGGCCTGGCGAGTTACCTCGCGGTACTCGAAGGCCTGTGGCTGAAAACCCGTAACGACACCTACCGTGACCTCTACCATTTCTGGTCGAAGATCTTCGCCGTCAACTTCGGTATGGGCGTGGTCTCGGGGTTGGTCATGGCCTACCAGTTCGGCACCAACTGGAGCCGCTTCTCGGACTTCGCCGGTGCCGTCACCGGGCCGTTGCTGACCTATGAAGTGCTCACGGCATTCTTCCTCGAGGCCGGTTTCCTTGGGGTGATGCTGTTTGGCTGGAACAAGGTCGGGCGCGGGCTGCACTTCTTTTCCACGGTCATGGTGGCAATCGGCACGCTGATTTCGACCTTCTGGATTCTCGCCTCCAACAGCTGGATGCAGACCCCGCAGGGCTTCGAAATCGTTAACGGCCAGGTCATTCCCACCGACTGGCTGGCAATCATCTTCAACCCTTCGTTTCCCTATCGCCTGATGCACATGGCGACCGCTGCGTTCGTTGCCACAGCTTTCTTCGTCGGCTCCTCGGCGGCCTGGCACCTGCTGCGCGGCAAGGACAATCCGGCAATCCGCACCATGCTGTCGATGGCAATGTGGATGGCGCTGATTGTCGCGCCGATCCAAGCGGTCATCGGCGACTTCCATGGTCTGAATACGCTCAAGCACCAACCGGCAAAAATCGCCGCGATCGAAGGTCACTGGGAAAACCACGGTGACGAAGCGACGCCGCTGATCCTGTTCGGCTGGCCGGACATGAAAGAAGAGAAAACCAAGTTCGCCGTGGAGATCCCTTACCTCGGCAGCCTGATCCTGACCCACTCGCTGGACAAACAGGTGCCGGCGCTCAAGGAATTCCCGCCGGAAGACCGGCCGAATTCGACCATCGTATTCTGGTCGTTCCGGATCATGGTCGGCCTCGGTTTCCTGATGATCTTCACCGGTCTGTGGAGCCTGTGGCTGCGCAAACGCGACACGCTCTACACCTCGCGCCCGTTCCTGTATCTGGCATTGTGGATGGGGCCTTCCGGCCTGATTGCGATTCTTGCGGGCTGGTTCACAACGGAAATCGGTCGTCAGCCGTGGGTGGTCTACGGGCTGATGCGCACGGCGGATGCGTCTTCAAACCACAGCTTCATGCAGATGAGCATCACCCTGATCATGTTTGTGGTGGTGTACTTCGCCCTGTTCGGTGCAGGTCTCGGTTACATGATGCGTCTGGTGCGCAAAGGGCCGAAGATCAGCGAAGGCACGGAAACGCCGGACGGTGGTCCAGGCAAGAAACGCACACCGGCCCGTCCGTTGTCCGCTGCCGACGACTCGGCCGATGCCGATCACGGCGACGACGACATTCGTGTGACCAAGGAGATTTGA
- a CDS encoding NCS2 family permease, giving the protein MLERLFQLKAHNTNVRTEILAGITTFLAMAYILFVNPSILGETGMDKGAVFVATCLAAAIGSTVMGLIANYPIALAPGMGLNAFFTYTVVLHMGHTWQVALGAVFISAVLFFLLSIFRIREWIINSIPLPLRSAIAAGIGLFLALIALHNAGIVVSNPATMVGLGDLKQPAPILATLGFALIVALEALKVRGAVLIGILAVTIVSIAMGFTPFNGVTSMPPSLAPTFLQLDIKGALDIGLVSVIFAFLFVDLFDNSGTLIGVAKRAGLMGKDGHMPKMGRALIADSTAAMAGSLLGTSTTTSYIESAAGVSAGGRTGLTAIVVAILFLLALFFSPLAASVPAFATAPALLFVAVLMTSGLAEIDWDDITVAAPVVVTALAMPFTYSIANGIAFGFISWTVIKLLSGRARELNPALVILSILFVIKLGWFNA; this is encoded by the coding sequence ATGCTGGAAAGGCTGTTTCAACTCAAGGCACACAACACCAACGTGCGCACCGAGATTCTTGCGGGCATCACGACGTTCCTGGCCATGGCCTACATTCTGTTCGTCAACCCGAGCATTCTCGGCGAGACCGGCATGGACAAGGGCGCGGTGTTCGTCGCCACCTGTCTGGCAGCCGCCATCGGCTCGACGGTGATGGGCCTGATCGCCAACTACCCGATCGCCCTCGCACCGGGCATGGGTCTGAACGCCTTCTTCACCTACACCGTGGTTCTGCACATGGGCCACACCTGGCAAGTGGCGCTGGGTGCGGTGTTCATTTCTGCCGTGCTGTTCTTCCTGCTGTCGATCTTCCGTATTCGTGAATGGATCATCAACAGTATCCCGCTGCCGCTGCGCTCGGCGATTGCCGCCGGTATCGGCCTGTTCCTCGCGCTGATCGCCCTGCACAACGCCGGCATCGTCGTCAGCAATCCGGCGACCATGGTCGGCCTAGGTGACCTGAAACAACCGGCACCGATTCTCGCCACCCTCGGTTTCGCCCTGATCGTCGCCCTCGAAGCGCTGAAAGTGCGTGGCGCCGTGCTGATCGGCATTCTGGCCGTGACTATCGTGTCCATCGCCATGGGCTTCACCCCGTTCAACGGCGTGACCTCGATGCCACCTTCGCTGGCCCCGACCTTCCTGCAACTGGACATCAAAGGCGCACTGGACATCGGTCTGGTCAGCGTGATCTTCGCGTTCCTGTTCGTCGACCTGTTCGACAACTCCGGCACCCTGATCGGCGTCGCCAAGCGCGCCGGCCTGATGGGCAAGGACGGCCACATGCCGAAAATGGGCCGTGCGCTGATCGCCGACAGCACCGCGGCCATGGCCGGTTCGTTGCTGGGCACTTCGACCACCACCAGTTACATCGAATCGGCTGCCGGCGTCAGTGCTGGCGGGCGTACCGGTCTGACGGCCATCGTTGTGGCGATTCTGTTCCTGCTGGCGCTGTTCTTCTCGCCACTGGCGGCCAGCGTTCCGGCTTTCGCCACCGCGCCGGCACTGCTGTTCGTCGCCGTGTTGATGACTTCCGGTCTGGCGGAAATAGACTGGGACGACATCACCGTCGCCGCGCCAGTTGTCGTGACCGCGCTGGCCATGCCGTTCACTTACTCGATTGCCAATGGCATCGCGTTCGGTTTCATCTCCTGGACCGTGATCAAGCTGCTGTCGGGCCGCGCCCGTGAGCTGAACCCGGCGCTGGTGATTCTGTCGATTCTGTTCGTGATCAAGTTGGGTTGGTTCAACGCATGA
- a CDS encoding TetR family transcriptional regulator, whose protein sequence is MTMNTELSAASEVSAVEPRKSRKNNPEKTRENILQEAIVEFVQQGLSGARVDAIAERIHTSKRMIYYYFGSKEQLYVEVLEKLYGDIRSTENRLHLAELAPVEAIRRLVEFTFDHHDRNVDFVRIVSIENIHNAEYVKRSDAIKAMNNTILDSLGEILRRGAAEGVFRAGLDALDVHLLISSFCFYRVSNRHTFGEIFQIDLPDESVKQRHREMICESVLRYLQA, encoded by the coding sequence ATGACGATGAATACAGAACTTTCCGCAGCTTCTGAAGTTTCCGCTGTAGAGCCGCGCAAGAGTCGCAAGAACAACCCGGAAAAGACCCGCGAGAACATCCTGCAGGAGGCGATCGTCGAGTTCGTCCAGCAAGGCTTGTCCGGCGCTCGCGTCGACGCAATTGCCGAGCGTATCCACACCTCCAAACGCATGATCTATTACTACTTCGGCAGTAAGGAGCAGTTGTACGTCGAGGTGCTGGAGAAGCTTTACGGTGATATCCGCAGCACCGAAAACCGTTTGCACCTGGCCGAGCTGGCGCCGGTGGAAGCGATTCGCCGATTGGTCGAGTTCACCTTCGATCACCACGACCGCAACGTCGATTTCGTGCGCATCGTCAGCATTGAAAATATCCACAACGCTGAATACGTAAAGCGTTCCGATGCAATCAAGGCGATGAACAACACCATCCTCGATTCGCTCGGTGAGATTCTGCGTCGGGGTGCTGCTGAAGGTGTTTTCCGTGCGGGGCTGGACGCGCTGGATGTGCATTTGCTGATCAGTTCGTTCTGCTTCTATCGCGTATCGAACCGGCACACGTTTGGCGAGATTTTTCAGATCGATCTGCCGGATGAAAGCGTCAAACAACGTCATCGCGAGATGATTTGCGAGTCGGTGTTGCGCTACCTGCAGGCCTGA
- a CDS encoding type II toxin-antitoxin system RelE/ParE family toxin codes for MIKSFQHKGLRGFYETGSTRGIRADHAKRLSRMLQFMDRATIPADLDLPGWRLHRLKGELTEYWSLSVSGNWRVIFRFVGSDIELVDYLDYQEADSCPCTTRHTPVKHC; via the coding sequence ATGATCAAATCCTTTCAGCACAAAGGCCTTCGAGGCTTCTATGAAACAGGTTCGACTCGCGGGATTCGTGCCGACCACGCAAAACGGCTGTCGCGCATGCTGCAGTTCATGGATCGCGCTACGATTCCCGCAGATCTGGACCTTCCGGGTTGGCGCCTGCATCGATTGAAAGGTGAACTGACGGAGTACTGGTCGCTGAGCGTTTCAGGCAACTGGCGAGTGATCTTTCGTTTTGTCGGTTCGGATATCGAACTGGTCGACTATCTGGACTACCAAGAGGCAGATTCATGCCCATGCACAACCCGCCACACCCCGGTGAAACACTGCTGA
- the quiC gene encoding 3-dehydroshikimate dehydratase QuiC gives MQRSIATVSLSGTLPEKLEAIAAAGFDGVEIFENDLLYYDGSPREIKQMCADLGIAITLFQPFRDFEGCRRDRLARNLERAERKFDLMQELGTDLVLVCSNASADSVGDQQILVDDLRLLAEHAGARGLRIGYEALAWGRHVNTYQQVWDIVRQADHPSLGVLLDSFHTLSLKGDPSAIADIPGEKIFFVQMADAPILQMDVLEWSRHFRCFPGQGEFDLPGFLAPIIQSGYTGPLSLEIFNDGFRAAPPRANAADGLRSLLYLEEKTRQRLEQETKPVANREILFETPKASEYNGIEFLEFAVDESLGAKLSNWLERLGFVKAGQHRSKSVSLLRQGDINLILNSEPYSFAHSFFEAHGPSLCATAVRVKDSASALARAVAYKGQPYRGLVGPNELELAAVRAPDGSLIYLVDEQADVYGTDFNLLADAPARGGLKRIDHMAMALPADSLDSWVLFYKSLLDFEADDEVVLPDPYGLVKSRALRSRDSSIRLPLNISENRNTAISHALSSYRGSGVHHIAFDCDDIFAEVSRAKEAGVPLLDIPLNYYDDLAARFDFDDEFLSELAYYNVLYDRDAQGGELFHVYTEPFEGRFFFEIIQRKNGYAGYGAANVAVRLAAMAKSRSGAVRHAKL, from the coding sequence ATGCAGCGTTCCATTGCCACCGTTTCCTTGAGCGGCACCCTGCCGGAAAAACTCGAAGCCATTGCCGCCGCCGGGTTCGACGGGGTGGAGATTTTCGAAAACGACCTCCTGTACTACGACGGCAGTCCACGGGAAATTAAACAGATGTGCGCCGACCTCGGTATCGCCATCACCCTGTTTCAGCCGTTCCGCGATTTCGAAGGCTGCCGCCGCGATCGCCTCGCGCGCAATCTCGAGCGGGCCGAGCGCAAGTTCGACCTGATGCAGGAACTGGGTACCGACTTGGTATTGGTCTGCAGTAACGCCTCGGCCGACAGCGTCGGCGATCAGCAAATTCTAGTCGATGATCTGCGCCTGTTGGCCGAGCACGCTGGCGCGCGCGGCTTGCGCATTGGTTACGAAGCGCTGGCCTGGGGCCGTCACGTCAACACTTATCAACAGGTCTGGGACATCGTGCGTCAGGCCGATCACCCGAGCCTCGGCGTATTGCTCGACAGTTTTCACACCTTGTCGTTGAAGGGCGATCCAAGCGCTATCGCCGACATTCCGGGCGAGAAGATCTTCTTCGTACAAATGGCTGATGCACCGATCCTGCAGATGGACGTTTTGGAGTGGAGCCGGCACTTCCGCTGTTTCCCGGGGCAGGGCGAATTCGATTTGCCGGGGTTCCTCGCGCCGATCATTCAAAGCGGTTACACCGGGCCGCTGTCGCTGGAAATCTTCAACGACGGCTTCCGCGCCGCACCGCCACGAGCCAATGCCGCCGACGGTTTGCGCTCGCTGCTGTATCTGGAAGAGAAGACCCGTCAGCGTCTTGAGCAGGAAACCAAACCTGTGGCCAACCGCGAAATTCTCTTCGAAACACCGAAGGCCAGCGAGTACAACGGCATAGAGTTTCTTGAGTTCGCCGTGGATGAAAGCCTCGGCGCCAAGCTGTCGAACTGGCTGGAGCGCCTCGGGTTCGTCAAGGCCGGGCAACATCGTTCCAAGAGCGTGAGTCTGCTACGTCAGGGCGACATCAATCTGATCCTCAACTCTGAACCCTATTCCTTCGCTCACAGCTTTTTCGAGGCTCACGGCCCGTCGCTGTGCGCCACCGCTGTGCGGGTCAAGGACAGTGCCAGTGCGTTAGCCCGCGCCGTCGCTTACAAAGGTCAGCCCTATCGCGGACTGGTCGGCCCCAATGAACTGGAGCTGGCGGCAGTGCGGGCCCCGGACGGTAGCCTGATCTATCTGGTCGATGAACAGGCTGATGTCTACGGCACCGATTTCAATCTGCTGGCAGATGCCCCGGCCCGTGGCGGTCTCAAGCGTATCGATCACATGGCCATGGCGCTGCCGGCCGACAGCCTCGACAGTTGGGTGCTGTTCTACAAGAGCCTGCTGGATTTCGAGGCGGACGATGAAGTGGTACTGCCCGATCCGTATGGGCTGGTGAAGAGCCGCGCATTGCGCAGTCGCGACAGTTCGATCCGCTTGCCGCTGAACATTTCCGAGAACCGCAACACCGCGATCTCCCACGCGTTGTCGAGTTACCGTGGCTCGGGTGTGCACCACATCGCCTTCGATTGTGACGACATCTTCGCCGAAGTCAGCCGCGCCAAAGAAGCCGGCGTGCCATTGCTGGATATCCCGCTGAACTATTACGACGACCTTGCTGCGCGCTTCGATTTCGACGACGAATTCCTCAGCGAACTGGCGTATTACAACGTCTTGTACGATCGTGATGCGCAGGGTGGCGAGCTGTTCCACGTCTACACCGAGCCGTTCGAAGGGCGTTTCTTCTTCGAGATCATCCAGCGCAAAAACGGCTATGCCGGTTACGGCGCAGCGAACGTCGCGGTGCGTCTGGCGGCCATGGCCAAATCACGCAGTGGTGCAGTGCGCCACGCGAAGTTGTAG
- the trmA gene encoding tRNA (uridine(54)-C5)-methyltransferase TrmA, with amino-acid sequence MTFDSQAYAEQLEAKVTRLRDLLAPFDAPEPTVFDSPLQNFRLRAEFRLWREGGERHYAMFSQDDKRTPILIEEFPIASLRINQLMPQLKAAWQASSALSHKLFQVEFLTTLAGDAMITLCYHRPLDEHWHAAATKLSADLGVSIIGRSKGKREVLGLDYVVEKLEVGGRTFSYRQPEGAFTQPNGTVNQKMLNWAYEALGDRSDDLLELYCGNGNFTLPLATRVRKVLATEISKTSVNAALSNLSENAVDNVTLVRLSAEELTEALNEVRPFRRLQGIDLKSYEFGSVFVDPPRAGMDPDTCELTRRFDNILYISCNPETLAANIAQLHDTHRITQCALFDQFPWTHHMESGVLLTRR; translated from the coding sequence ATGACTTTCGATTCCCAGGCCTACGCCGAGCAACTAGAAGCCAAGGTCACGCGCTTGCGTGATCTGCTGGCGCCGTTCGATGCCCCCGAGCCGACCGTGTTCGACTCGCCGCTGCAGAACTTCCGTCTGCGCGCCGAATTCCGCCTGTGGCGCGAAGGCGGCGAGCGGCATTACGCGATGTTCTCCCAGGACGACAAACGCACGCCGATCCTCATCGAAGAATTCCCGATTGCCAGCCTGCGCATCAATCAGTTGATGCCGCAGTTGAAGGCGGCGTGGCAGGCCAGTTCGGCACTGAGCCACAAGCTGTTTCAGGTGGAATTCCTGACCACGCTGGCCGGCGATGCAATGATCACCCTGTGCTATCACCGCCCGCTGGACGAACACTGGCACGCGGCAGCAACCAAGCTTTCTGCGGATCTCGGCGTCAGCATCATCGGTCGCTCGAAAGGTAAACGCGAAGTGCTTGGCCTCGATTACGTGGTCGAGAAACTCGAAGTCGGCGGTCGCACTTTCAGCTATCGCCAGCCGGAAGGCGCGTTCACCCAGCCAAACGGCACGGTGAACCAGAAGATGCTCAACTGGGCGTACGAGGCGCTGGGCGATCGCAGCGACGATCTACTGGAGCTGTATTGCGGCAACGGCAACTTCACCCTGCCGCTCGCCACGCGCGTGCGCAAAGTCCTGGCCACCGAAATCAGCAAGACCTCGGTCAACGCCGCATTGAGCAACCTCAGCGAGAACGCTGTGGATAACGTCACTCTGGTGCGTTTGTCCGCCGAAGAACTGACCGAAGCGCTCAACGAAGTGCGCCCGTTCCGTCGCCTGCAAGGCATCGACCTGAAGAGCTACGAGTTCGGCAGCGTCTTCGTCGACCCGCCGCGCGCCGGCATGGACCCGGACACCTGCGAGCTGACCCGGCGCTTCGACAACATCCTGTACATCTCCTGCAACCCGGAAACCCTGGCGGCGAACATCGCCCAGTTGCACGACACGCACCGTATTACCCAGTGCGCGTTGTTTGACCAGTTCCCGTGGACGCATCACATGGAATCGGGTGTGTTGTTGACCCGGCGTTGA